The proteins below come from a single Crateriforma spongiae genomic window:
- a CDS encoding prolyl oligopeptidase family serine peptidase, giving the protein MTLEYPETKTVDVVDNYHGRQVADPYRWLEDVESDETAAWVQAQNQLTQSYLSELPSRSKFRDSLERLWNYERFGLPHPVANNSESDAAKPQQYFFSHNDGLQDQSILYVAQGPDSPRRVLIDPNQLSDDGTVALSSWVPSKDGRLVAYTLADGGSDWRTVKVRTVATGEDTDDLVRWVKFSGIAWLSDASGFFYARYDEPGDGEELTGTNENQKLFFHRLGTDQADDLLVYARPDHPQWGFSPEVTDDGRFLVVQNWKGTEPKTQIFIRRLNGDDPLRGEGDELELLIGGFEADFEFVASVDDTLYFLTDDQAPRRRLIAVDANDPQREQWREVIAQHPRDVLQGVQLFGETFYADYLQDARSRVARYTIDGTAMDDLELPGVGSVVGLSGQQDATETFFSFTNYVTPSSIYRLDLTTGQTELWRSPDVDFAVQDYLTEQVFVTSRDGTQVPMIITRHRNSQLDGENQTLLYGYGGFNISLTPSYSPAIAAWLDAGGIYAVANLRGGGEYGRQWHEDGMRLKKQNVFDDFIASAEYLIDQGYTRSSKLGIRGGSNGGLLVGAVMTQRPDLFAACLPAVGVMDMLRYHKFTIGWAWATEYGSSDEEDQIDNLLSYSPLHNLKPGVCYPATLITTADRDDRVVPGHSFKFAAALQAAQGCEHPTLIRIETRAGHGAGTPVSKRIEEYADLWSFLDAATGGNER; this is encoded by the coding sequence ATGACCTTGGAATACCCGGAAACCAAAACGGTCGACGTCGTCGATAATTATCACGGTCGCCAAGTGGCCGATCCTTACCGATGGCTCGAAGATGTCGAAAGTGATGAAACCGCCGCATGGGTGCAGGCTCAAAACCAATTAACCCAAAGTTACCTTTCCGAATTGCCGTCCCGGTCCAAGTTTCGTGATTCGTTGGAACGTCTGTGGAATTACGAGCGTTTCGGATTGCCCCATCCGGTTGCCAACAACAGCGAATCTGATGCGGCAAAACCGCAACAGTATTTCTTTAGTCACAACGACGGTCTCCAGGATCAAAGCATTCTGTACGTTGCCCAGGGACCGGATTCGCCGCGTCGTGTGTTGATCGATCCCAACCAACTTTCTGACGATGGGACCGTGGCGCTATCGTCTTGGGTTCCCAGCAAAGACGGCCGGTTGGTCGCCTATACGCTGGCCGACGGCGGCAGTGATTGGCGAACCGTCAAGGTTCGAACGGTGGCCACCGGCGAAGACACCGACGACCTTGTTCGGTGGGTCAAGTTCAGCGGCATTGCATGGTTGTCCGATGCCAGCGGGTTCTTTTATGCCCGCTACGACGAACCGGGCGATGGCGAAGAACTGACGGGCACCAACGAGAACCAAAAACTGTTCTTTCATCGGCTGGGCACCGACCAAGCGGACGACCTGCTGGTCTATGCACGCCCGGATCATCCGCAATGGGGCTTTTCACCCGAAGTCACCGACGACGGACGTTTTCTAGTCGTGCAAAACTGGAAAGGGACTGAACCGAAAACTCAAATCTTCATTCGTCGGTTGAACGGGGATGACCCGCTTCGTGGTGAAGGCGACGAATTGGAATTACTGATTGGTGGTTTCGAAGCGGATTTTGAATTCGTCGCATCGGTCGACGATACGCTTTACTTCTTGACCGACGATCAGGCACCGCGACGACGTTTGATCGCCGTTGACGCCAACGACCCGCAACGGGAACAGTGGCGTGAAGTCATCGCCCAACATCCGCGTGACGTTCTTCAAGGCGTCCAACTGTTCGGCGAAACGTTCTATGCGGACTATCTGCAGGACGCTCGATCGCGAGTGGCGCGTTACACCATCGACGGCACGGCCATGGACGACCTGGAATTGCCCGGCGTGGGCAGCGTTGTCGGGCTGTCGGGGCAACAGGATGCGACCGAAACGTTTTTCAGCTTCACCAATTACGTGACGCCCAGTTCGATCTATCGGTTGGATTTGACCACCGGGCAAACCGAACTTTGGCGATCGCCCGATGTCGATTTCGCGGTGCAGGATTACTTGACCGAACAAGTCTTTGTGACCAGTCGCGATGGCACCCAAGTGCCGATGATCATCACACGGCATCGCAACAGTCAGCTTGATGGTGAAAACCAAACATTGTTGTACGGTTACGGCGGCTTCAACATTTCACTGACGCCATCGTATTCACCGGCCATCGCCGCGTGGCTGGATGCGGGCGGCATTTACGCCGTGGCCAACTTGCGTGGTGGTGGAGAATATGGACGCCAATGGCACGAAGACGGCATGCGACTGAAGAAGCAGAACGTGTTCGATGATTTCATCGCGTCAGCCGAATACTTGATCGATCAGGGTTACACCCGTTCGTCGAAGCTGGGGATCCGAGGCGGCAGCAACGGCGGATTGTTGGTCGGTGCGGTCATGACGCAACGTCCCGATCTGTTCGCGGCTTGTTTGCCGGCGGTCGGCGTGATGGACATGCTGCGATACCACAAATTCACCATCGGATGGGCGTGGGCGACCGAATACGGTAGCAGTGATGAAGAAGACCAGATCGACAACCTGTTGTCGTATTCTCCGCTGCACAACCTGAAACCCGGCGTTTGTTATCCGGCGACACTAATCACGACGGCCGATCGTGATGATCGCGTTGTTCCGGGGCACAGTTTCAAGTTCGCCGCGGCACTTCAAGCGGCCCAGGGTTGCGAACATCCGACACTGATCCGTATCGAAACCCGTGCCGGTCACGGTGCGGGGACGCCGGTCAGCAAGCGAATCGAAGAATACGCCGACTTGTGGTCGTTCTTGGACGCCGCGACCGGTGGAAACGAACGCTAG
- a CDS encoding site-2 protease family protein — protein MLLQQPAESPYDLRFQLFGFPIRVAWTFWIGAVVFGYGLADMVDQLFQDSSPGRFPLLLLWAACLLVSIIIHELGHALAFRTLGIESSIVLYHFGGLAIPRSGRTTGGGFEFAPVTRLSPSQDLFIAASGPLLQIASAMVLAVGLKAAGYGVAAFGIIPGFNRIEWLQEGQPLATVGMFAIALFYILPSVLWALFNLLPVYPLDGGRVARAIIQLAGGQIEQSLWLSLVVAVLMAVWGLQSGEIFITLLFASLAMGNYQMLQQYGGRF, from the coding sequence ATGCTGCTGCAACAACCTGCCGAATCCCCCTACGACTTGCGATTCCAGCTGTTCGGATTTCCGATCCGCGTGGCGTGGACGTTTTGGATCGGAGCGGTCGTGTTTGGTTACGGTTTGGCCGACATGGTCGACCAGTTGTTCCAAGATTCCAGCCCGGGGCGGTTTCCGCTGTTGTTGTTGTGGGCGGCGTGTTTGTTGGTTTCGATCATCATCCATGAACTGGGCCATGCGTTGGCGTTTCGGACGCTGGGCATTGAATCATCGATCGTTTTGTATCACTTCGGTGGTTTAGCGATTCCACGTAGCGGCCGAACCACCGGTGGCGGTTTCGAATTCGCTCCGGTGACTCGACTTTCGCCGTCCCAGGACCTGTTCATCGCCGCATCAGGACCCTTGCTGCAGATCGCGTCGGCGATGGTTTTGGCGGTCGGTTTAAAGGCGGCCGGCTATGGCGTTGCGGCCTTCGGAATCATTCCCGGTTTCAACCGAATCGAATGGCTTCAAGAGGGCCAACCGCTGGCCACGGTGGGGATGTTTGCGATCGCGTTGTTCTACATTTTGCCCAGTGTTTTGTGGGCCCTTTTCAACCTTTTGCCCGTCTATCCGTTGGACGGTGGACGCGTCGCGCGTGCGATCATTCAGTTGGCCGGCGGCCAGATCGAACAGTCGCTGTGGTTAAGTCTGGTGGTGGCCGTTTTGATGGCAGTTTGGGGTCTGCAAAGCGGCGAGATTTTCATCACGCTGTTGTTCGCTTCGCTGGCCATGGGCAACTACCAGATGCTGCAGCAGTACGGCGGTCGTTTTTAA